The Rhodoflexus caldus genome includes the window GAACCGCTTTTTGACAACTATCAACTACGCATCTTTTGGACAGCCCAATGAACTCGCGACGGCTAATAACAACATCAATATTCAGGGCAATTGGATAGTATTCAGCACCGGCAATCGCAATACGCTGAACAGTACTTTTGATTTTTCGGGAACGGCGAACACCATCAATAACCTGTTTACTGTCGGAACAGGCACTGTAACGTTTGAAGGTGGTAATCGTGCACAGATATTAGCCTCCGGTAGCGTGGTGAGCGGTACGGGTACAGGCTTTACGCAAACCGTGTCTAACCGATTCCATAATGTAGTGATAAATAAAGGCACGGCAGGCTCAGTTAATGGCCGCACAGTATATCTGCGCGAAGACCCCATGCTCATCCAACAAACCGCAACCTTTACCAACGGTTTCTTCTGGAGCAATGCCGACGGGACAGAAAACAGCGGCACGCCAAACCGTCAGGACGATGACAACCAAATTACCTTCCTGAACAATCCGGGGGTGATACAGGTACTGGGGCCGGGCACTTTTGCAGGCGCGCAAGGGCCTCATAACAACAGCTATGTGGTAGGGGCGGTTCGCAAAATCGGTACGTCGGCCACGGCAGCCAGCGCGGTAGGCGGTGCCAATACCTTTGACTTCCCGATAGGTCACACTCCGTTTGTAACAGGTGCACTGCCCGATACATGGTTGGGCAGAGGCTACTACTACGCTCCATCGGGCGTGTTAGACCTGACCGCCAATCACGATTTTGTAGGGCGTTACTACGGCACCAATGCGAATTTGGCAGGAACGACGATTCCGGCAGGCATCCGTCCGCAGGACTTGACCAATGCGGGTGCAGGCAGCCACTACCCGACCAATGTGAAGCAGCCATCGCTCCGCTTTATCAATGAGAGTGAGTTCTGGACAATTGATTACAGCAACAAAACAGGCCCTGCCACGCCATCAGGTCTTGCATTCCGTGCGAAATTGAGTTGGGACAGCAGCCCGAACCGCACGGCCGTGAATACAAGTTTCTCCTCTGCACCGCTGAAAGTGGCGCACTGGACAAACAAAGGCAGCGGCCTGATGTGGTACGATGAAGGCCGTTCGGCAGCCTTGGGCACAGAGGCAGACGGCAGAGGAGTGCAGGTGTCGCTCTCCACTACCTACAACGGGCCGTTCAACAATGCCGACGATGCAGTCTCCATCCTGCCGATAGAATTGGTGAGCTTCAAGGCACGTGCGGTAGATGCGGAAGGCGACCTTGGAAAAGTGGAAATCACTTGGCAGACGGCATGGGAGCGCGATAACGACTACTTTGAGGTAGAAAAGAGCCGCGACGGCGTAAACTTCCAAAGCATCGCCCGCGTATTACCCAAAGGCAACAACGGCTTCAGCAACAGTATCCAAAACTACGTACACTACGACGAGCAGCCGTGGTTGGGCAAAAACTATTACCGCTTGAAGCAGGTAGATTTTGACGGCACGACGACCTATTCAAAAATAGAAGTAGTCATTTTTGAGCGGAGCGCACTTGCACCGACGGCAGGTAAAATGGAAGTTTACCCCAATCCGTTTGCAAGCAACAGCCAAAGCCTGAAAGTAGTACTTCCTGCGGGTGGCGTAGGGGCAGGCTGGTTAGTGCTTTGGGACATGGCAGGCCGTGAGATGTACCGCGAGCGGATAGAAGAAGGGCAGACTCAGTTGGAAATCATTCCCGAAGAAACACAGGGCAAACTGACCAACGGGGCGTACATCATCCGCGCTATTGGCAGGGATAAAGCCTTTACTGCCAAAGTGGTGGTGGAGTAAATCAATTCTCTTGCTTGTAAACTCCTGTCGGGTTGCCAAAGCCTGACAGGAGTTTTGTTTTTGCGGACTTCAACAAAATTTAATCTGCCAAACCGCACAAACCACCCGATTATGGTTTAATTTCGCCCAATTTTTGGGCTTGTATCAGCAGCGCCTGTTTTTCCTGCCCGAGAAAGTTCCTTTTCATCCATTTTTCCAAGTAAAAATCTGATTTGAGATGCCGAAAAATCAAGACATCAAATCCGTGCTCATTATCGGTAGTGGGCCTATTGTCATCGGACAGGCTTGCGAATTTGACTACTCCGGTTCGCAGGCAGCACGCTCGCTGCGTGAAGAGGGAATCGAGGTTACGCTGATTAACTCTAACCCGGCGACCATCATGACCGACCCGGTTACAGCCGACAATGTGTATTTGATGCCCTTAGAAAAAAAATCCATTGTCAAAATTCTTGAAAAGCACAAAATTGATGCAGTATTGCCCACAATGGGCGGACAAACTGCCCTCAATTTGGCTATTGAATGCGATAAGGCAGGTATCTGGAAAAAATACGGCGTGAAAATTATTGGCGTAGATATCAACGCCATCAACACTACCGAAGACCGCGAACTGTTCCGTAAAAAAATGCTGGAACTCAATGTGAATGTCTGCAAAGGCCGAACCGCAAAGTCGTTTTTGGAGGGCAAGGAAATTGCACAGGAAATCGGCTTTCCGCTGGTAATTCGTCCGTCTTTTACATTAGGCGGCTCGGGTGGTGGTTTTGTAAACAGCCCCGAAGAATTTGACAAAGCCCTGCAACACGGTTTGCAAACTTCGCCTGTTCATGAGGTGCTGGTAGAGCAAAGTATTCTTGGCTGGCGCGAGTATGAGTTAGAACTTCTCCGCGATAACAACCAGAACATCATCATCATCTGTTCTATCGAGAACTTTGACCCAATGGGCATACACACGGGCGACTCCATCACCGTTGCCCCTGCCATGACGCTGCCCGATACGGTCTATCAGCAAATGCGCGACTTGGCCATCAAAATGATGAACGGCATCGGTCAGTTTGCCGGAGGCTGTAACGTGCAGTTTGCCGTGAACCCTGTGGACGATACCATTGTAGCCATTGAAATTAACCCGCGTGTGAGCCGCTCCTCTGCGCTGGCTTCCAAAGCAACAGGCTACCCGATTGCCAAAATTGCCGCCAAGCTCGCCATCGGCTACAATTTGGATGAGCTCATCAACCCGATTACCAAGACCACCTCTGCATACTTTGAACCTGCGCTGGACTACGTCATCGTAAAAATCCCGCGCTGGAACTTTGATAAATTCCGTGGCGCCAACACCGAGCTTGGCCTGCAAATGAAGTCCGTAGGCGAGGCCATGGGCATCGGCAGAAACTTTCAGGAAGCACTGCAAAAAGCCTGTCAGTCGTTGGAAATCCGCCGCAATGGCTTAGGTGCCGACGGAAAGGAACTCACCGACCAAGAGGCTATTCTGAAAAGCCTCGAGCATCCGAGCTGGAATCGCTTGTTCCATATCTACGATGCCTTTAAAATGGGTATCGCCTTCAAAACCATTCAAAAGCTGACCAAAATTGACCGCTGGTTCCTGAGTCAAATTGAAGAGTTGGTACTGCTGGAAAAAGAAATACAGAAATATACGCTGGAAACCTTGCCGCGCCACCTTTTGCTTTCAGCTAAACAAAAAGGCTACTCCGACCGCCAGTTGGGGCATATTTTGAGATGTTTGGAAAGCGAAGTGCGGGCGCATCGCAAAGCGCTGAATATCAATCGCGTATATAAGTGCGTAGATACTTGTGCCGCTGAATTTGAGGCCAAAACGCCGTATTATTACAGCACTTTTGAAGAGGGCGAAAACGAATCGGTTGCTTCCGACCGCAAGAAAATCATCGTGCTGGGTTCAGGGCCTAACCGCATCGGGCAGGGTATTGAGTTTGACTACTCTTGCGTGCACGGCGTGTTGGCTGCCCGCGAGGAAGGCTACGAAACCATCATGATGAACTGTAACCCCGAAACGGTTTCCACAGACCCCGATATTTCCGACAAACTCTATTTTGAGCCGGTTTTCTGGGAGCATCTGATTGACCTGATTGAGCACGAAAAACCCGAAGGCGTAATTGTGCAGTTGGGTGGTCAAACTGCGCTTAAATTAGCCGAAAAACTGCACCGCTACGGCATCAAAATCATCGGAACGGACTTTGAAAGCCTCGATTTGGCCGAAGACCGCGGCAAGTTTTCCGATTTGCTGAAAGCACACAAAATTCCTTACCCTGCCTACGGCGTAATTGAAGATGCCGACCAAGCCTCCGACCTTGCCAAGGAGTTAGGCTATCCGCTGTTGGTGCGCCCCAGCTACGTATTGGGCGGGCAGAGCATGAAAATTGTTATCAACGACCAAGAGTTAGAGCAACACGTAGTTAATATTTTGAACCAAGACCCCGACAATCGCGTACTGCTCGACCACTTCTTAGACGGCGCCATTGAAGCCGAAGCCGATGCCATTTGCGACGGCGAAGATGTGTACATCATTGGCATCATGGAGCACATTGAGCCTGCGGGCATCCACTCGGGCGATTCCAACGCCGTGCTGCCGCCGTTCAACCTCGGCGACTTGGTGATGAAGCAAATCCGCGACCATACGCGCACCATTGCGTTGGCACTGAAAACCGTCGGACTGATTAATATTCAGTTTGCCATTAAAAATGACATTGTGTATGTGATTGAGGCCAACCCGCGTGCCAGCCGCACCGTGCCGTTCATCTGCAAAGCCTACCGCGAGCCTTACGTGAACTATGCAACCAAGGTGATGCTGGGAACGAAAAAAATCAAAGATTTTACGTTCAATCCGCACCGCGAAGGTTATGCGATCAAAATTCCGGTATTCTCATTCAATAAGTTCCCGGGTGTAAACAAGGAGTTAGGCCCTGAAATGAAGTCCACGGGAGAGGCCATTTACTTCATTGAGGATTTGGACGACGATAAATTCCTACAACTCTACGCCGAGCGAAATTTATATTTGAGCCGATAGGTAATAAGTACATTACATAAGCACACGGATCAGGGCGGATTTCGCCGATAAACAAGGATTGAAATTCAAAAAATCCGTGTGCCTAAAAGAATTGTTCAAGTGCTATACCTGCTTAAATCCAAAATTCAAAAAATGGATTAATTTTACACTTAAAGTGAGGATATCAACTAAAAAATGGTAGAGATAAGAACTGAAATACTCTTGGGCGACTGTAAAGACGTGCTAAAACAAATTCCCGATAACAGCATAGACCTTATTTTTACTTCTCCGCCTTATGCCGACCAACGCAAAAATACTTACGGTGGGATTACTCCTAATGAGTATGTTGATTGGTTTTTGCCGATTGCCCAAGAACTTTTGCGCGTGCTGAAACCGACAGGAACTTTTATTTTGAACATCAAAGAAAAAGTAGTGGAAGGTGAAAGAAGTACCTACGTAATGGAATTAATTTTGGCACTTCGTAAACAAGGTTGGTTTTGGACAGAAGAATTTATTTGGCACAAAAAAAATTCATATCCTGGTAAATGGTCAAACCGTTTTCGGGATAGTTGGGAAAGGCTTTTGCAGTTCAATAAGGACAAAAAATTTAATATGTACCAAGACGCAGTAAAAGTACCGATTGGTGATTGGGCAAAAGGTCGTTTGAAAAATCTAAGCGAAACTGATAAAATTCGCGATAATGCGAAAAATGGCAGTGGTTTTGGTAAAAATATTTCTAATTGGGTAGGCAAGGAAACTGTTTATCCAACCAATGTACTGTATTTTGCGACAGAGTGCCAAAATAAGAATCACCCTGCGGCATTTCCTGAAAATTTGCCCGAATGGTTTATTAAACTTTTCACGAAAGAAGGTGATATGGTGCTTGACCCTTTCGCGGGTTCAGGAAC containing:
- the carB gene encoding carbamoyl-phosphate synthase large subunit, giving the protein MPKNQDIKSVLIIGSGPIVIGQACEFDYSGSQAARSLREEGIEVTLINSNPATIMTDPVTADNVYLMPLEKKSIVKILEKHKIDAVLPTMGGQTALNLAIECDKAGIWKKYGVKIIGVDINAINTTEDRELFRKKMLELNVNVCKGRTAKSFLEGKEIAQEIGFPLVIRPSFTLGGSGGGFVNSPEEFDKALQHGLQTSPVHEVLVEQSILGWREYELELLRDNNQNIIIICSIENFDPMGIHTGDSITVAPAMTLPDTVYQQMRDLAIKMMNGIGQFAGGCNVQFAVNPVDDTIVAIEINPRVSRSSALASKATGYPIAKIAAKLAIGYNLDELINPITKTTSAYFEPALDYVIVKIPRWNFDKFRGANTELGLQMKSVGEAMGIGRNFQEALQKACQSLEIRRNGLGADGKELTDQEAILKSLEHPSWNRLFHIYDAFKMGIAFKTIQKLTKIDRWFLSQIEELVLLEKEIQKYTLETLPRHLLLSAKQKGYSDRQLGHILRCLESEVRAHRKALNINRVYKCVDTCAAEFEAKTPYYYSTFEEGENESVASDRKKIIVLGSGPNRIGQGIEFDYSCVHGVLAAREEGYETIMMNCNPETVSTDPDISDKLYFEPVFWEHLIDLIEHEKPEGVIVQLGGQTALKLAEKLHRYGIKIIGTDFESLDLAEDRGKFSDLLKAHKIPYPAYGVIEDADQASDLAKELGYPLLVRPSYVLGGQSMKIVINDQELEQHVVNILNQDPDNRVLLDHFLDGAIEAEADAICDGEDVYIIGIMEHIEPAGIHSGDSNAVLPPFNLGDLVMKQIRDHTRTIALALKTVGLINIQFAIKNDIVYVIEANPRASRTVPFICKAYREPYVNYATKVMLGTKKIKDFTFNPHREGYAIKIPVFSFNKFPGVNKELGPEMKSTGEAIYFIEDLDDDKFLQLYAERNLYLSR
- a CDS encoding DNA-methyltransferase produces the protein MVEIRTEILLGDCKDVLKQIPDNSIDLIFTSPPYADQRKNTYGGITPNEYVDWFLPIAQELLRVLKPTGTFILNIKEKVVEGERSTYVMELILALRKQGWFWTEEFIWHKKNSYPGKWSNRFRDSWERLLQFNKDKKFNMYQDAVKVPIGDWAKGRLKNLSETDKIRDNAKNGSGFGKNISNWVGKETVYPTNVLYFATECQNKNHPAAFPENLPEWFIKLFTKEGDMVLDPFAGSGTTLTVAQRMKRNSIGIEILPEYHEMMLKEIETVKHFLF